The DNA sequence TGTTCATGGGCCTGGTGATGTCGCAGCGGGCCCCGGAGGTATACTCGGGGCCCACGCGCCTGCAAAACGCCAGCTTTTGGCGCGTGGTCAACTTCCTGCTGAACGGCTTTGTGTTCATCCTCATCGGAATGCAGCTGCCGGCCGTGCTGCGCGGCCTGCCGCCCGGCAACTTGCCCGCGCTGTGCGGGTACGGGCTGCTCATCAGTGCCGTAGCCATCGTCATCCGCATCGTGTGGATTTTTCCGGTCACGGCACTCGTCACCTTTTTCCGCCGCTCAACCGGCGACCCGGGCCCGCCGCTCATCAGCTGGCGCGAGCTACTGGTAACCTCGTGGGCCGGCATGCGCGGGGTGGTGTCACTGGCCACGGCCCTGGCCCTGCCGCTGGCACTGGCCGACGGCCGCGCCTTCCCGCAGCGAAACGTGCTGCTGTTCCTCACCTTCGCTGTTATTCTGGTGACGCTGCTGGTGCAAGGCCTCACGCTGCCGTGGCTGGTGCGCCGCCTGGGCGTGCACGGGGAAACGGCCGCCGCCGACCGCCACGAGCAGGCCCTGCGCCTGGAGCTTGCCACCGATTCGCTGGCGTTTCTGCACGACACCCTGGCCCCCTGCACCGCCCCCGAGGTGCTAGCCCTGCTGGAGCAGCGCCTCACCCAGCAGATCGACCTGCTGCAAGCCAACGCCGACGAGCCGGCAGCCCCCGGCGCGGCCGGACCGGGCCCCGGGCAGCGCCGGCATCAGCAAGTGCTGCGTACCGATTTGGCCTTGGTGCAACACCAGCTCGGCCTGCTTGTGCAGCACCACAAGCAGGGCCACGCCGAGGTCGAAACCATCCGCAAGCTCCAGCGCGAGCTGGATTTGGCCGAACTGGACCTGCAAACGCAGCTGGAGGAAAGCGGCGCAGTGGGTAACTAAGGGCCCCGGCGCAACGGGAAGGACGCGGAGCCGCGGGGCCGGGCGGGTCGGGCCCTGGGCCCTAATTCTTGGATGTTATCCGAATAGGGAGTGTCATACTGACGAAAGAAGCATCCTATCAAGATAGAACAGGTCGTTCAGCGGTGGTAAGTAAGCAGTCAGTAGCAAGACCATAATGATATGATAATCAAGAATCAGCACGATTCTTACTACTCATTACTTTTGTCTTGCTACCTATTACTTGCCAGCCAAGAACTTGCTAATGTTGTCGTTCAGAAACTTCGCGTCGGCGGGGTTGCTGGCGGCCCCGGCGGTGTGGCCCCACAGCGACGGGATGGGCAGCAGCGTGACGCCTGGAATGAACGCGGCCTCGTAGCGCGCATCACCCACGGGGAAGTACAAATCCGTTTCCGACGGCATATAGAGGATGGGCACTTTGATGCTGCGCAGGGCCTTCTCAACGTCGCCGCCGAAACCGGGCGTGGTGCCCACGTCGTGGCGCTCCCAGGTACGCATTTGCAGGATGAGGTC is a window from the Hymenobacter nivis genome containing:
- a CDS encoding Na+/H+ antiporter codes for the protein MNSFETILVLLALLAALSVLFQRSRLPQAVLLVAAGLALGFVPGLPPIKLEPDVVFLLILPPLLYYAGFNLTWQDFNHYRRPILLLAVGLVAFTTVAVAVVAHYFLPGFGWPLAFVLGAIVSPPDAVAASSATQGLGLPKSVSVTLEGEGLVNDATALIAYRYAVAAVVSGGFVAWRAGGQFVLVAGGGVALGVAAGYGTAWLQAHVREATTATVISLLLPFLVYLLAERLGTSGVLAVVFMGLVMSQRAPEVYSGPTRLQNASFWRVVNFLLNGFVFILIGMQLPAVLRGLPPGNLPALCGYGLLISAVAIVIRIVWIFPVTALVTFFRRSTGDPGPPLISWRELLVTSWAGMRGVVSLATALALPLALADGRAFPQRNVLLFLTFAVILVTLLVQGLTLPWLVRRLGVHGETAAADRHEQALRLELATDSLAFLHDTLAPCTAPEVLALLEQRLTQQIDLLQANADEPAAPGAAGPGPGQRRHQQVLRTDLALVQHQLGLLVQHHKQGHAEVETIRKLQRELDLAELDLQTQLEESGAVGN